One Rhodococcus sp. P1Y DNA window includes the following coding sequences:
- a CDS encoding GtrA family protein has translation MSTPSHDDRPNDDWSAEDSELQHHVPLPVELPLTENIADEAMDLKTQIIRFLATGVLSAIVDQGVNLLLHFVFGVGVTLAKAIGFVLGTTTAYLINRRWTFNAAPSRARFFAVVALYAVTFAVQVGIYTWLYQAFPDGFWFANLSFVVAQGTATVINFVVQRAVIFKIR, from the coding sequence GTGTCCACCCCCTCGCACGACGACCGGCCGAACGACGACTGGTCAGCCGAAGACTCGGAGTTGCAGCACCACGTCCCGTTGCCCGTCGAATTGCCACTGACGGAGAACATCGCCGACGAGGCCATGGACCTGAAGACGCAGATCATCCGCTTCTTGGCGACGGGTGTGCTGTCTGCCATCGTCGACCAGGGCGTGAACCTGCTCCTGCACTTCGTCTTCGGTGTGGGTGTGACGTTGGCCAAGGCTATCGGCTTCGTCCTGGGAACCACGACGGCCTACCTCATCAACCGTCGCTGGACGTTCAATGCCGCACCTTCCAGGGCCCGCTTCTTTGCCGTCGTCGCTTTGTATGCCGTGACCTTTGCTGTCCAGGTCGGTATCTACACGTGGCTCTACCAGGCCTTTCCTGACGGTTTCTGGTTCGCCAACCTTTCCTTCGTCGTCGCTCAGGGCACCGCGACGGTCATCAACTTCGTCGTCCAGCGCGCGGTGATCTTCAAAATTCGCTGA
- a CDS encoding FAD-binding oxidoreductase: MSTTADDALFPLEPQARNTAPLPTQTRTISGFGRTAPSTGEVLSTSDPELIANAVKQVAEQNDSKPSYLQRGVIARGLGRSYGDNAQNSGGLVIDMTALNRIYSIDAGTRIVDLDGGVSLDQLMRAALPFGLWVPVLPGTRQVTIGGAIGCDIHGKNHHSAGSFGNHIRSMELLTADGQIRHLTPSGKNAKLFWATVGGNGLTGIILRATIEMTPTESAYFINDGIRTESLDETVAAHQDGTEDNYTYSSAWFDVMSGPPKLGRATITRGSLAKFDELPAKLQKDPLKFDAPQLLTVPDIFPISGLNKLSMSMIGEAYYRMGGNYTGKVQNLTQFYHPLDLVGEWNRGYGPKGFLQYQFLVPTEALEEFKDIIRFIQRSGQYSALNVFKLFGPGNKAPLSFPMAGWNVAMDFPIKAGLNEMVRELDKRVLEFGGRLYTAKDSRTTAETFHSMYPRIDEWIKVRRSVDPTGVFASDMARRLELL; the protein is encoded by the coding sequence ATGTCCACGACAGCCGACGACGCACTCTTCCCCCTGGAACCACAGGCACGGAACACTGCGCCGCTACCCACGCAGACCCGCACGATCTCCGGTTTCGGGCGCACCGCGCCTTCGACGGGTGAGGTGCTCTCGACCTCCGATCCCGAGCTCATTGCGAACGCGGTGAAGCAGGTCGCCGAGCAGAACGACAGCAAGCCGTCCTACCTGCAGCGCGGAGTCATCGCGCGCGGACTGGGACGCTCGTACGGAGACAACGCGCAGAACTCCGGCGGCCTCGTCATCGATATGACGGCACTCAACCGCATCTACAGCATCGACGCGGGAACACGCATCGTCGATCTGGACGGCGGCGTCAGCCTGGACCAGTTGATGCGGGCTGCTCTTCCGTTCGGACTGTGGGTTCCGGTGCTGCCGGGTACGCGTCAGGTCACCATCGGCGGTGCTATCGGATGCGACATCCACGGTAAGAACCATCACAGCGCCGGAAGCTTCGGCAACCACATCCGGTCGATGGAACTGCTCACCGCCGACGGCCAGATCCGGCACCTGACTCCGTCGGGCAAGAATGCCAAGCTGTTCTGGGCAACGGTCGGCGGCAACGGTCTGACCGGCATCATTCTGCGGGCCACCATCGAGATGACGCCGACCGAGTCGGCCTACTTCATCAACGATGGCATCCGCACCGAATCGCTCGACGAGACCGTCGCGGCGCATCAGGACGGCACCGAGGACAACTACACGTACTCGAGCGCGTGGTTCGACGTCATGAGCGGCCCGCCCAAGCTCGGCCGGGCCACCATTACCCGTGGCTCGCTGGCGAAGTTCGACGAGCTTCCTGCGAAACTGCAGAAGGATCCGCTGAAGTTCGACGCCCCGCAGCTGTTGACCGTGCCGGACATCTTCCCGATCAGTGGCCTGAACAAGCTCTCGATGAGCATGATCGGCGAGGCCTACTACCGCATGGGCGGGAATTACACCGGCAAGGTGCAGAACCTGACGCAGTTCTACCACCCCCTCGACCTCGTCGGTGAATGGAATCGCGGCTACGGGCCCAAGGGTTTCCTTCAGTACCAGTTCCTGGTTCCGACCGAAGCTCTCGAAGAGTTCAAGGACATCATCCGCTTCATTCAGCGTTCGGGGCAGTACTCTGCGCTCAACGTGTTCAAGCTGTTCGGTCCCGGAAACAAAGCGCCACTGAGCTTTCCGATGGCCGGCTGGAACGTTGCGATGGACTTCCCCATCAAGGCAGGCCTCAACGAGATGGTGCGTGAGCTCGACAAGCGCGTCCTCGAATTCGGCGGACGCCTGTACACCGCGAAGGACTCGCGCACCACTGCCGAGACCTTCCACTCGATGTACCCGCGGATCGACGAGTGGATCAAGGTCCGCCGATCCGTCGACCCCACAGGCGTTTTCGCCTCCGATATGGCCAGAAGGTTGGAACTGTTGTGA
- a CDS encoding decaprenylphospho-beta-D-erythro-pentofuranosid-2-ulose 2-reductase — translation MTIDAVGNPQTILVLGGTSEIGLAITEEYLSKSPARVILAALPNDPLRDSAVAQLTAKGAKSVDVIDFDALDTASHAKVIDDAWSKGDVDVAIVAFAVDFDAEELWQDQRRAVLTANINYTASVSVGVLLGQKMKAQAYGRIIVMSSVAGERVRRSNFVYGSTKAGLDGFYLGLGEALREFGPRVTVIRPGMVRTKFSAHVKEAPLTVDKEDIAKLAVAASQKGKDLVWAPGPFRFVMIALRHVPRPIFRKLPI, via the coding sequence GTGACGATAGATGCCGTCGGGAACCCCCAGACGATTCTCGTTCTCGGTGGTACGAGCGAGATCGGTCTCGCCATCACCGAGGAGTACCTGTCGAAGTCCCCGGCACGCGTCATCCTCGCCGCGTTGCCGAACGATCCCCTTCGTGACAGCGCCGTCGCGCAGCTGACCGCCAAGGGCGCGAAGTCCGTCGACGTCATCGATTTCGACGCACTCGACACCGCCTCGCACGCAAAGGTCATCGACGACGCCTGGTCCAAGGGTGACGTCGACGTCGCGATCGTGGCGTTCGCCGTGGACTTCGACGCCGAAGAGCTGTGGCAGGACCAGCGTCGAGCTGTCCTGACCGCGAACATCAACTACACCGCCTCCGTCTCGGTCGGCGTTCTGCTGGGCCAGAAGATGAAGGCGCAGGCCTACGGCCGCATCATCGTCATGTCCTCGGTGGCAGGCGAACGCGTGCGTCGCAGCAATTTCGTCTACGGATCCACCAAGGCGGGTCTCGACGGCTTCTACCTCGGTCTCGGAGAAGCGTTGCGCGAGTTCGGCCCCCGCGTCACGGTGATCCGTCCCGGCATGGTGCGCACCAAGTTCAGCGCGCACGTCAAGGAAGCCCCACTGACTGTCGACAAGGAAGACATCGCCAAGCTGGCGGTGGCCGCGTCGCAGAAGGGCAAGGATCTGGTCTGGGCTCCCGGCCCGTTCCGTTTCGTGATGATCGCGCTGCGGCACGTCCCGCGTCCGATCTTCCGCAAACTCCCTATCTAG
- a CDS encoding galactan 5-O-arabinofuranosyltransferase → MKRALGTAADGVLAALVAAIVATVGLYAFSLVDWPAFNSSNVTRALTSLGQVVCAAALAVAIVLYRRGVYEWLAKVLSWAGLSGFVTVTLGMPLAATKLYLFGISVDQEFRTEYLTRLTDSAALRDMTYADIPPFYPAGWFWIGGRVGNLLGMDGWEVFKPFAIGFLAVTAVVAFTLWKQLVRTDLAVAVSAVTTALVVAYASPEAYSAVIALLIAPAFLLAWGALSRPHVRLNGPSTLTDRMNRPFERSGAPAADRVDGPSKPSDRMNGPFKRSGAPAAERSGAPADHRSGVGTWGWGAVIGTGLFLGLAATFYTLYLGMAAFAITLMAVVSVFLAVRSEKTWRAAIPIALRLVAIAAISGLIALTVWFPYLIDALAGTPSTSGTALHYLPESGAELPFPMLEFSLLGALCMVGTLWLAVRGATSRRAQALGIGVVAVYLWTLLSMAAAAAGTTLLSFRLEAVLIVLLGAAGVFGFVEGSRAIYQAINEPARFKIAAVVVATVGALAFAQNIPQVLQTEITVAYSDTDGDGVRADKRPPSAVSYYGDVDRAITEQLGRPRDETIVLTADTSFLSYYPYFGFQGLTSHYANPLAQFDRRAAAIEEWTTAETPDELVEALDSSEWPAPDAFLFRRGTDGYTLRLAEDVYPNDPNVRRYTVTFDEALFEDPRFKVTDIGPFALVTRTT, encoded by the coding sequence ATGAAACGGGCGCTCGGCACGGCCGCCGATGGCGTACTAGCCGCACTCGTCGCCGCGATCGTTGCGACTGTCGGCCTGTACGCCTTCTCGCTCGTCGACTGGCCGGCGTTCAACTCGTCGAACGTCACTCGTGCGCTGACGTCACTCGGCCAGGTCGTCTGCGCAGCGGCACTTGCCGTTGCCATCGTCCTGTACCGACGCGGCGTGTACGAGTGGCTCGCGAAAGTACTGTCGTGGGCAGGGTTGTCGGGCTTCGTCACAGTCACCCTCGGCATGCCGTTGGCCGCGACAAAGCTGTACCTGTTCGGTATTTCGGTGGACCAGGAGTTCCGCACCGAATACCTGACGCGCCTGACCGACTCGGCTGCACTGCGTGACATGACGTACGCGGATATCCCGCCGTTCTACCCAGCAGGGTGGTTCTGGATCGGCGGACGCGTCGGGAACCTGCTCGGCATGGACGGCTGGGAAGTGTTCAAGCCCTTCGCAATCGGGTTCCTGGCCGTCACTGCCGTCGTGGCGTTCACACTCTGGAAGCAGTTGGTTCGTACCGACCTCGCCGTTGCCGTCAGCGCCGTCACCACCGCTTTGGTCGTCGCCTACGCGTCCCCCGAGGCCTACAGCGCCGTCATCGCACTGCTCATCGCGCCGGCATTCCTGCTCGCGTGGGGTGCGCTGAGTCGGCCCCACGTTCGCTTGAATGGTCCCTCCACGCTGACAGATCGTATGAATAGACCATTCGAGCGATCAGGGGCTCCGGCCGCCGACCGCGTCGATGGACCATCGAAGCCATCTGATCGTATGAATGGGCCATTCAAGCGATCAGGGGCTCCGGCCGCCGAGCGATCAGGGGCTCCGGCCGACCACCGGTCCGGAGTCGGAACCTGGGGCTGGGGCGCGGTCATCGGAACCGGCCTGTTCCTCGGACTTGCTGCGACGTTCTACACCCTCTATCTGGGCATGGCAGCGTTCGCGATCACTCTCATGGCCGTCGTATCGGTATTCCTTGCGGTTCGCAGCGAAAAGACTTGGCGCGCAGCGATTCCCATTGCACTCAGGCTCGTCGCTATTGCTGCGATCTCGGGTCTCATCGCACTAACCGTCTGGTTTCCCTACCTGATCGATGCGCTTGCAGGCACCCCGTCGACGTCGGGGACTGCACTGCATTACCTGCCCGAATCGGGAGCCGAACTGCCGTTCCCGATGCTCGAGTTCTCGCTGCTCGGTGCGCTGTGCATGGTGGGCACGCTGTGGCTCGCGGTGCGAGGAGCGACGTCGAGGCGAGCGCAGGCACTCGGGATAGGCGTCGTCGCCGTATATCTGTGGACCCTGCTGTCCATGGCGGCTGCCGCTGCGGGCACCACCCTGCTGAGCTTCAGGCTCGAAGCGGTGTTGATCGTATTATTGGGCGCTGCAGGGGTTTTCGGGTTCGTCGAGGGCAGCCGAGCGATCTATCAGGCGATAAACGAGCCCGCCAGGTTCAAGATCGCGGCAGTCGTAGTAGCCACCGTCGGTGCACTGGCGTTCGCTCAGAACATTCCGCAGGTGCTGCAGACGGAGATCACCGTCGCATACTCGGACACCGACGGGGACGGGGTACGCGCCGACAAGCGCCCACCCAGTGCTGTCTCCTACTACGGCGACGTCGACCGAGCGATCACCGAGCAACTCGGAAGACCTCGCGACGAGACGATCGTGCTCACTGCTGACACGTCGTTTCTCAGTTATTACCCGTACTTCGGGTTCCAGGGTTTGACCTCGCACTACGCAAACCCGCTTGCACAGTTCGACCGGCGCGCGGCGGCCATCGAAGAGTGGACGACCGCCGAGACCCCCGACGAGTTGGTCGAAGCGCTCGACAGCAGCGAGTGGCCCGCACCCGATGCCTTCTTGTTCCGCCGCGGTACCGACGGATACACCCTGAGATTGGCCGAGGACGTCTACCCGAACGATCCGAACGTACGCCGCTACACCGTCACCTTCGACGAGGCGTTGTTCGAGGATCCTAGGTTCAAGGTCACCGATATCGGTCCGTTTGCCCTGGTCACGCGCACCACATAG
- a CDS encoding glycosyl transferase yields the protein MITTDQTVLEQPGTAPSSKIGALATRVRTVNRADASAASAFTLVALFVLQGQWRNLGSGYLYNSGQDQAMWEWFFADAAHSVFHLENPLLSDLQNFPLGVNLMANTAMFGLSIPLAPITLLFGPTVTWAIALTLGLAGTAYAWYWLFSRTVGASRGASALGGALCGFAPGMISHANGHPNFVVLFLLPVIVALVVSIANTGPTVRKTVALGLVVALQIMLGEEPLLIFAIAFGIFAVVYYIGAPRRLWPAVKNSWKSLPLAAVLALVLVAFPLYWQFFGPQSYSFLEHGAMGNDAKALTQFPTQSIGGVFTPGQNVRINATEENAYFGWPLLVLGLVAAVWLWRVASARAAAATAVAVGVVSLGSVLIIGKSDTEFELPWEWIADKPLVESVLETRFALAAVPALALLLVLATDKAFKNGLRPIPAAWSIALALALVPLLPTPLQTVERTPTPQFFSSGEWKNYVDDGSVVTVPLPRPEDARPLGWQIDAGMGFPLAGGYFVGPSDTVEKKAKYGAVDRPTALLLGSVRNSGTVPDITQQQQADARADLEFWGADVVVLQPGRSTVALRSTVDRLLGFGAEYHDGVWIWDVR from the coding sequence ATGATTACCACCGACCAGACTGTTCTCGAACAGCCGGGGACGGCCCCATCGTCGAAAATTGGGGCGCTCGCCACACGCGTACGCACGGTCAACCGAGCCGACGCATCGGCAGCCTCGGCCTTCACCCTCGTCGCCCTGTTCGTCCTACAGGGGCAGTGGCGGAACCTCGGGAGCGGCTACCTCTACAACAGTGGCCAGGACCAGGCCATGTGGGAATGGTTCTTCGCCGACGCCGCACACTCGGTGTTCCATCTCGAGAACCCGTTACTCAGCGACCTGCAGAACTTTCCGCTCGGTGTGAACCTGATGGCGAACACCGCTATGTTCGGCCTCTCGATTCCGCTTGCGCCGATCACACTGTTGTTCGGACCAACCGTCACCTGGGCAATCGCGTTGACACTCGGTCTCGCCGGCACCGCCTACGCCTGGTACTGGCTCTTCTCGCGCACGGTCGGAGCCTCGCGCGGAGCATCCGCTCTCGGAGGTGCCCTGTGCGGCTTCGCACCAGGGATGATCTCGCACGCCAACGGTCACCCGAACTTCGTCGTGCTGTTCCTGCTTCCGGTCATCGTCGCTCTGGTCGTCTCCATCGCGAACACTGGCCCGACCGTCAGGAAGACCGTCGCACTCGGTCTCGTGGTCGCTCTGCAGATCATGCTCGGCGAGGAACCGCTGCTCATCTTCGCCATCGCGTTCGGGATATTCGCGGTCGTCTACTACATCGGTGCGCCGCGGCGACTCTGGCCAGCCGTCAAGAACTCTTGGAAGAGCCTTCCGCTCGCAGCCGTCCTGGCGCTCGTACTCGTCGCATTTCCGCTGTACTGGCAGTTCTTCGGACCGCAGAGCTACTCGTTCCTCGAGCACGGAGCCATGGGGAACGACGCCAAAGCTCTCACGCAGTTTCCGACGCAATCCATCGGCGGCGTGTTCACGCCCGGCCAGAACGTGCGCATCAACGCCACGGAGGAAAACGCCTACTTCGGATGGCCGCTGCTCGTGCTCGGTCTCGTCGCGGCGGTGTGGTTGTGGCGGGTTGCAAGCGCGCGAGCTGCAGCGGCGACAGCGGTAGCCGTCGGCGTCGTGTCGCTCGGGTCCGTTCTGATCATCGGCAAGAGCGACACCGAATTCGAGCTTCCGTGGGAATGGATCGCCGACAAACCACTCGTCGAGTCCGTACTCGAGACCCGGTTCGCGCTCGCTGCGGTACCCGCCCTGGCCCTGCTCCTGGTGCTGGCGACCGACAAGGCCTTCAAGAACGGTCTGCGTCCGATTCCAGCGGCCTGGTCGATCGCGCTGGCATTGGCGCTCGTCCCGCTGCTTCCGACGCCGCTGCAGACCGTCGAGCGGACGCCGACACCGCAGTTCTTCTCCAGCGGCGAGTGGAAGAACTACGTCGACGACGGATCCGTCGTCACCGTGCCGTTGCCGCGTCCGGAGGATGCGCGGCCGCTGGGCTGGCAGATCGACGCGGGCATGGGCTTTCCTCTGGCGGGCGGCTACTTCGTCGGCCCGAGTGACACGGTGGAGAAGAAGGCCAAGTACGGCGCGGTCGACCGGCCGACAGCGCTGTTGCTCGGGTCCGTGCGCAATTCCGGCACGGTCCCCGACATCACCCAGCAGCAACAAGCCGACGCCCGAGCGGACCTAGAATTCTGGGGCGCCGACGTCGTCGTCCTCCAACCCGGTCGTAGCACCGTGGCGTTGAGAAGCACTGTCGATCGCTTGCTCGGCTTCGGGGCCGAGTATCACGACGGAGTGTGGATTTGGGATGTGCGCTAG
- a CDS encoding arabinosyltransferase domain-containing protein encodes MSTAAATAPKPSSGKPASRISAGVVAVVSGVIAVLAAILTPLLPVTQDSASISWPQNGSLTSVEAPLISYSPLSLNASIPCAAIADAAPDTLILSTTAPGAPDAQGVGLVVTRTDGGLQAVLRERLLLSLSNAELASCTSVEISSTDTGTTASAPGTDVEGAIDGDFRPQTVGVFSELQGSAPAGLSVDVQIDSRFSSTPTILKKLAMAAAVIFTIMSLVALHRLDMFDGRRGRRFFPSHWLRVTVVDGVVVGVLVVWHFIGANTSDDGYLLTMARVSEHAGYMANYYRWFGVPEAPFGMPYYDMLAAFAKISTASPWMRLPALIAGLLCWAVISREVIPRLGRAVRSDKVAIWTAGLVFLAFWLPYDNGLRPEPVIALGALLTWCSIERAIATGRLLPAAIAVLIAAFSLAAGPTGLICVAALLAGGRPLVRVLIARARLVGWLPVTLPILASGVVIVAAVFADQTLSTVLEATRARAAVGPNVAWFNERARWDSLMEITPDGSLARRFAVFAMLLCVIVTIVVMLRRGGRIPGVAVGPSRRIVGIVIGALALMMFTPTKWTHHFGVYVGLAASLAAVAAIAVASATRDNARNRTLFTAAVLFLTALAFTGSNGWWYVSAYGVPWFDKPPMILGKGFSTIFLGLTVLALLYAGWQHLRAPYRTSVKSARFGVSALTVMAAFVVLFELASFVKGAVAQYPAYSVARSNLNALAGNTCSQANDVLVEQDPNATMLTPIDSSVADSLAGPDTVGFAPDGIANDLTADAEDVSQESTRGSTEESDSEQQSPTSAGSSGTEGGTTEATGINGSSVALPFGLDPSRTPVLGSYGADTSEPATLTTQWFSLPADPDGDFLAISAAGRIRSVDSDGIVASGEPLEVEYAAGDEVLGRITPIDIGPQPSWRNLRVPLADIPSGVDRIRLVATDSDIAPDQWLAVTPPRIPRTTPLVDVIGPDVPVMLDWTVALGFPCQRPFDHKDGVAELPEYRILPDRSGAAAHSPVMDAFGGGPLGWQQLVLSAEVLPTYLRNDLDRDWGSLEKFIPLDPSATPAELTVGTVTRSGWETEGPIRVG; translated from the coding sequence GTGTCCACCGCCGCAGCCACCGCACCGAAACCGTCTTCCGGAAAACCCGCGTCACGCATCTCGGCAGGAGTCGTCGCCGTCGTTTCCGGCGTGATCGCCGTGCTTGCTGCCATCCTGACGCCGCTGCTGCCGGTCACCCAGGACTCGGCGTCGATCAGTTGGCCGCAGAACGGCTCACTGACGTCGGTCGAAGCGCCGCTCATCTCGTACTCCCCTCTGTCGTTGAACGCATCGATCCCGTGCGCCGCGATCGCAGATGCGGCGCCGGACACTCTGATCCTGTCCACCACCGCGCCCGGCGCCCCTGACGCGCAGGGCGTCGGCCTCGTGGTCACCCGTACCGACGGCGGCCTCCAGGCGGTGCTGCGCGAACGCCTCCTGCTGTCATTGAGCAACGCAGAGTTGGCGTCCTGCACCTCGGTGGAGATCAGCTCCACGGACACCGGCACCACTGCGTCGGCGCCCGGCACCGACGTCGAAGGTGCGATCGACGGCGACTTCCGCCCTCAGACCGTCGGCGTCTTCAGCGAACTGCAGGGATCTGCTCCCGCCGGTCTGAGCGTCGACGTCCAGATCGATTCTCGTTTCTCGTCGACCCCGACGATCCTCAAGAAACTCGCGATGGCCGCTGCAGTGATCTTCACGATCATGTCGCTCGTCGCCCTGCACCGCCTCGATATGTTCGACGGCAGGCGCGGACGCCGGTTCTTCCCGTCCCATTGGTTGCGCGTCACCGTCGTCGACGGGGTCGTTGTCGGTGTTCTGGTCGTGTGGCACTTCATCGGCGCCAACACATCCGACGACGGATACCTCCTCACCATGGCTCGCGTGTCCGAACACGCGGGTTACATGGCCAACTACTACCGCTGGTTCGGCGTCCCCGAAGCACCGTTCGGGATGCCGTACTACGACATGCTCGCGGCATTCGCGAAGATCTCGACGGCCAGTCCGTGGATGCGATTGCCTGCATTGATCGCCGGTCTGCTCTGTTGGGCGGTGATCAGCCGCGAGGTGATTCCCCGTCTCGGACGCGCGGTGCGTTCGGACAAGGTGGCGATCTGGACTGCGGGGTTGGTGTTCCTCGCGTTCTGGCTCCCCTACGACAACGGTCTGCGCCCCGAGCCCGTCATCGCGCTGGGTGCACTTCTTACCTGGTGCTCGATCGAACGAGCCATCGCGACGGGACGGCTGCTCCCGGCTGCGATCGCGGTGCTCATCGCGGCGTTCTCACTGGCTGCTGGGCCTACCGGTCTCATTTGCGTAGCGGCGCTGCTCGCGGGTGGTAGACCGCTCGTCCGAGTTCTCATCGCGCGTGCTCGCCTTGTCGGATGGCTTCCGGTAACGCTGCCCATCCTCGCGTCGGGGGTAGTAATCGTCGCCGCGGTGTTCGCTGATCAAACTCTGTCCACGGTGTTGGAAGCGACGCGCGCACGCGCTGCTGTCGGCCCCAACGTCGCCTGGTTCAACGAGCGAGCCCGGTGGGATTCGCTCATGGAGATCACTCCCGACGGTTCCCTTGCCCGCCGCTTCGCAGTGTTCGCGATGCTGCTCTGTGTGATCGTCACGATCGTCGTGATGCTGCGCCGGGGCGGCCGCATTCCCGGGGTCGCGGTCGGGCCGTCGCGACGCATCGTCGGCATCGTGATCGGTGCCCTCGCCCTGATGATGTTCACCCCGACCAAGTGGACACACCACTTCGGCGTCTACGTGGGCCTGGCCGCGTCACTGGCAGCCGTTGCCGCGATCGCCGTCGCGTCGGCCACGCGGGACAACGCCCGCAACCGCACACTCTTCACGGCAGCGGTGCTGTTCCTGACCGCGCTCGCGTTCACCGGATCCAACGGCTGGTGGTACGTCTCGGCCTACGGGGTTCCATGGTTCGACAAGCCTCCGATGATCCTCGGCAAGGGCTTCTCGACGATCTTCCTCGGGCTCACCGTCCTCGCTCTGCTGTACGCCGGATGGCAGCATCTCCGCGCGCCGTACCGAACCTCCGTCAAATCTGCGCGCTTCGGTGTGTCGGCCCTGACGGTCATGGCAGCGTTCGTCGTGCTGTTCGAGCTGGCGTCGTTCGTCAAGGGCGCCGTCGCGCAATACCCCGCGTACTCGGTGGCTCGCTCGAACCTGAACGCACTGGCCGGAAACACGTGTTCGCAGGCGAACGACGTCCTTGTCGAGCAAGATCCGAACGCCACGATGCTGACACCGATCGACTCCTCGGTCGCGGATTCTCTCGCCGGGCCCGACACTGTCGGCTTCGCGCCGGACGGTATTGCCAACGACCTCACCGCCGACGCCGAGGACGTCTCGCAGGAGAGCACCCGCGGGTCCACCGAGGAGTCGGACTCCGAACAGCAGTCACCGACGTCGGCTGGATCGTCGGGCACCGAAGGCGGCACGACAGAGGCGACGGGCATCAACGGAAGCTCGGTCGCACTCCCGTTCGGGCTCGACCCGTCGCGCACCCCTGTCCTCGGTAGCTACGGCGCCGACACGTCGGAACCCGCCACACTCACCACCCAGTGGTTCTCACTACCAGCGGATCCTGACGGAGACTTCCTCGCCATCAGCGCAGCCGGCCGTATCCGGTCGGTGGACTCCGACGGCATCGTCGCGTCGGGCGAGCCGCTCGAAGTGGAGTACGCAGCTGGCGACGAGGTTCTGGGACGGATCACTCCGATCGATATCGGACCTCAGCCGTCGTGGCGCAACCTACGTGTCCCGCTGGCCGACATTCCCAGCGGAGTCGACCGCATCAGGCTGGTCGCAACGGATTCCGACATCGCGCCCGACCAGTGGCTCGCGGTGACGCCGCCGCGTATCCCACGCACGACCCCACTCGTCGACGTCATCGGACCCGACGTCCCGGTGATGCTCGACTGGACCGTCGCACTCGGCTTCCCGTGCCAGCGTCCGTTCGACCACAAGGACGGCGTCGCCGAACTACCCGAGTACCGAATCCTTCCGGACCGCAGTGGCGCAGCCGCACACAGTCCGGTGATGGATGCGTTCGGCGGCGGTCCCCTCGGGTGGCAGCAGCTCGTCCTGTCGGCAGAGGTCCTGCCGACTTACCTACGCAACGACTTGGATCGCGACTGGGGTTCGCTCGAGAAATTCATCCCACTCGATCCGTCGGCGACGCCCGCCGAGCTGACCGTCGGAACGGTTACTCGCAGCGGATGGGAGACGGAGGGCCCCATCAGGGTGGGATAG